A region from the Misgurnus anguillicaudatus chromosome 7, ASM2758022v2, whole genome shotgun sequence genome encodes:
- the bahd1 gene encoding bromo adjacent homology domain-containing 1 protein isoform X3 — protein MPICGFAWQSVMTHARRRSSLCGYKSESVDQVSCQTHAETMDRTWPERPIQKKAKQCPSKRGKGKEIKGKNTERDRKLYPLRGRHGLGEVGTLNCCVVLTRLDESDTRKTSMKALRKTEGKQEEMRGKGKICKCRKKTCKSCQSAPERKSKVKPDKFALCTEFILEPRKRRLASLNAEAVNSLLLDREDPQQTLKASKKQQQTKGDSSFTKDTVKDNISTKKRQDGRKRLYSGKSEQCKNPKKAKTEGIDLQILTAPTPKRLAGLTAAALLKLTSTSAGVKRRGKTDNKTSGNGGLRGKQLQAKSRQQQHNLPCQSKLKVSQQCCSLCEKQALHWDGNTGSHGFISPGYQCRSMLGFPLKPVKEEKNETEVKSYYCCSQERSVEYCHRLALFLGQKTYPETDEHSLKGFLPTPHTLAHPAMPIGAHPYPCYPGYYVHIAHHGTPTLPVSSNPGTHAPSSVTPLTMCPSGVQRPKLIHSSVSHPTGIPHPAYCNSVGTCYGEPCRLTGYAYRPTQPIANRGCSYSAGCSGCMHKMETEDYSYPLDDHSSSISIPPALPLSICPISNVPPPTQPVPHLQTPLDDASRAQVQIRVGRECPQRAKPPSGSRSGVRDSAVCPHIKDGQLGAVHGSTAAKQSKINRRRATNGWLPVGVATEKEVFIVGEDSTSLRRCYEGVQRDGEVIRVRDTVLLRSGPRKKSLPYVAKVSAFWEDPESGELMMSLFWYYRPEHTQGGRIPSMHCEEVLKAAQASGLQHRNWATGQTRDSQQPQKCYEILHPYGHYC, from the exons ATGCCCATATGTG GTTTTGCATGGCAAAGTGTGATGACCCATGCGCGACGGAGGAGCTCTTTATGTGGATATAAGAGTGAATCTGTGGACCAGGTGAGCTGTCAGACACATGCTGAAACTATGGACAGAACTTGGCCAGAGCGCCCAATTCAAAAGAAGGCTAAACAATGTCCTTCCAAAAGAGGAAAAGGTAAGGAAATAAAAGGGAAGAACACGGAGAGAGACCGGAAGCTGTACCCCCTCAGGGGAAGACATGGATTGGGCGAAGTAGGCACGCTTAACTGCTGTGTTGTACTGACACGTTTGGATGAAAGTGACACTCGTAAGACCAGCATGAAGGCTCTGCGTAAGACTGAAGGGAAGCAGGAGGAAATGCGGGGAAAGGGAAAAATCTGCAAGTGTCGCAAGAAAACCTGTAAATCTTGCCAGTCAGCGCCTGAACGGAAAAGCAAAGTGAAACCTGATAAATTTGCCTTATGCACAGAATTCATTCTTGAACCTCGTAAAAGGCGGCTAGCCTCTCTGAATGCTGAAGCTGTTAACAGTCTGCTGTTAGACAGAGAGGACCCGCAACAGACATTAAAAGCTTCAAAGAAGCAACAACAGACAAAGGGTGACAGCTCTTTCACTAAAGATACAGTGAAAGATAACATTTCTACTAAAAAAAGGCAAGATGGACGAAAACGTTTGTACTCCGGAAAATCTGAACAATGCAAAAACCCCAAAAAAGCAAAGACTGAGGGTATTGATTTGCAAATTCTTACTGCTCCCACTCCAAAACGTCTCGCAGGATTAACCGCGGCTGCCTTGCTCAAGCTGACCAGCACGTCTGCGGGAGTAAAACGCAGAGGTAAAACAGACAATAAAACGAGTGGAAACGGAGGATTGCGAGGGAAACAGCTTCAGGCTAAGTCACGTCAACAGCAGCACAACTTGCCATGTCAGTCCAAACTTAAAGTATCGCAGCAATGCTGCAGCCTTTGTGAGAAGCAAGCCCTCCACTGGGATGGGAATACAGGAAGCCATGGCTTCATTAGCCCTGGATATCAGTGCAGATCCATGCTCGGATTCCCCCTGAAGCCTGTGAAGGAAGAAAAAAACGAAACTGAAGTTAAATCATATTACTGCTGTTCCCAAGAGAGATCAGTCGAGTATTGCCACAGACTAGCCCTCTTTCTTGGTCAAAAAACCTACCCTGAAACAGATGAACATTCTCTAAAAGGATTTCTACCTACTCCTCACACCCTGGCACATCCAGCAATGCCCATCGGTGCCCATCCTTATCCCTGTTACCCCGGATACTATGTCCACATTGCCCATCACGGGACTCCAACACTTCCTGTTAGTTCAAATCCTGGAACTCACGCACCTTCTTCTGTAACCCCGCTGACAATGTGCCCTAGTGGGGTCCAGAGACCCAAACTGATTCACTCTTCAGTGTCCCATCCTACGGGGATCCCTCATCCGGCATACTGTAATTCTGTGGGGACCTGCTATGGAGAACCGTGCAGGCTCACCGGCTATGCCTACAGACCCACACAACCCATCGCTAACAGAGGCTGCTCGTACAGTGCAGGATGCTCGGGCTGCATGCACAAAATGGAAACAG AAGACTACTCCTACCCACTGGATGACCACAGCTCATCTATCAGCATCCCTCCTGCCCTGCCTCTCTCCATCTGCCCTATCTCTAATGTGCCTCCGCCCACCCAGCCAGTACCCCACCTTCAGACACCTCTTGATGATGCCAGTCGGGCACAGGTGCAGATTAGAGTGGGTCGGGAGTGCCCTCAAAGGGCCAAACCGCCCAGCGGCTCTCGGTCTGGGGTGCGGGACTCTGCTGTTTGCCCCCACATTAAGGATGGCCAGCTGGGAGCAGTCCATGGCAGCACAGCTGCCAAGCAGTCTAAGATCAACCGTCGCCGGGCAACAAACGGCTGGTTGCCAGTTGGTGTGGCAACAGAGAAGGAGGTATTCATCGTG GGTGAGGACTCAACATCCCTGCGTCGGTGCTATGAAGGAGTACAGAGAGATGGGGAGGTGATCAGGGTTAGAGACACAGTGCTGCTGCGCTCAGGTCCCAGAAAGAAGTCCTTGCCTTATGTGGCTAAAGTGTCTGCCTTCTGGGAGGATCCTGAATCAG